The stretch of DNA TGGCTTTGTTGCAAATCGTATCGGGACACAAACGATGAATGACATTATGTATCGTGCAGAACAGCAACAATTTTCGATTACTGAAGTGGATGCATTAACGGGACAAATCATAGGTCGTCCCAAAACAGGCACATACGCGCTCTCTGATCTCGTCGGCTTAGACATTGCTGTATCCGTCATTCGCGGTTTACAACAAGTTCCAGAAGAACAATCCTATTTTCACGATGTACAATTGGTCAATACGTTGTACGAAGCCGGCGCATTAGGACGAAAGACGAAACAAGGCTTTTATAAAAAATCTCAGAAGAAACAACGTCTCGTCTATGATGCTGAAACCCAAAACTATGTCCCTGTTACACCGCCCGACCTTCCTATCCTTGCGTCGTTCAGCAAAGATTTATCACATAACTTAGACGTCATCTTTAATGCAACAGATGCAGCGGGCCATTTCTTATGGGAAACGTTACGTAACAATTTCTATTATGCCGCATTAAATGTGCCAAAAGCTGCATCTGATTTTCGCGACATTGACCGCGCACTGGTCTGGGGATTCAACTGGAAATTAGGTCCTTTCCAACTCTGGGATTTGATGGGATTCAATCGTGTCAAAGCAAGAATCGAGACTGAATTAGGAGAATTGCCTGAATGGATTCAAGAACGAGAGAACGGCTTTTATGCACAAGATGAAACGCTGAGTCATGTGACACCAATCGAACATCAATTGGATGAAATCCTTTGGAAACGTAGCGACTCACAGTTGTCAGTCATTCATAAAAACCAATTGCTACTCAAGTTGAGCAGTCGTAATAACGTGATTACTGATGCGTTTAACGATGACTTAGTCGAAGCATTAGATGTATTAGAAAATGAAGCTTATTCGAGCATGGTCATTTATGCAGACGGCCCACATTTCAGTGTCGGTGCCAACTTATACGAAATGAAAAAAGCATACGAAACAGACCAAATCGATGCGAAGATTGCCCCAGCGATTGATCAGCTCCATGCCAGTTTCAATCGATTAAAATATAGTGAAAAACCTGTCGTCACTGCCATTCACGGCCGTGTACTTGGTGGTGGATGTGAACTCGCACTTCATTCGCCATTCATCGTCGCAAGTAGCGAAACGTATATGGGCCTTGTCGAAGCCGGTGTGGGCTTACTCCCTAGTGGCGGTGGGCTCGCAGAAATGAGCGATCGTATTTTACAAACATCGCATCTCATGAACGACAAACAAGCTTCCATGACGCAACTGCTCATGACAATCGGTTTGGCTAAAGTGTCCACACATGCATTTGAGGCGAAACGTTACGGCTTCCTACGCCCGACGGATACGATTATTTTTAATCAAGACCGACTTGTTGAGGTCGCATTACAGCGGGCGCAATACGAAGCAGACGCACACTATATACCAACACCTCAACGACAATATATTGCGCTAGGACAAGACTTTCTCGCACTGGCACAAGGTCAACTCGATGCACAACGACTCGGTCATTACATCAGTGACCACGACTATCAAATCGCCTTGCGCATTGCGACAGTCTTATCAGGCGGAAATCTCCCGCGTCAAACGTACATTAACCAACGTTACATTCAAAAATTGGAAAAAGTGCATTTCTTAGCACTCATAAAAACAGAAAAAACTTACGATCGTATTGCTTACATGCTTAAAAATGGCAAACCATTACGAAATTAATCAAATAGAGAGGATGATTGACATGCGTGAAGCTTATATTGTCGCTTACGGGCGCTCTCCAGTCGCCAAAGCAAAAAACGGCGCACTTTTTCATGAACGTCCAGATGATGTCGCTGCGGAAGTGCTAAAAGGAGTACTCCAGCGTGTAAATGGCACCTTTCAACCGGAGATGGTGGAAGACGTCATCGTCGGTAGCGCATTCCCAGAAGGCTTGCAAGGTCAAAATATAGCGAGAACGATTGCCTTGCGTGCGGGACTTCCCGACACCGTTCCTGGCCAGACGGTCAACCGTTACTGTGCATCAGGACTACAAACGATTGCGCTTGCCGCCAACCAAATTTTAGCAGACCAGGGTGATATTCTCGTTGCGGGTGGCGTTGAATTGATGAGTGCTGTCCCAATGGGGGGCAATGAACCTACGAACAATCCGACACTCCAACAACAAGATATCGGGGCCTCTTATCCAATGGGGCTCACTGCTGAAAACGTAGCCGATACGTATCATGTCACTCGAGAAGATCAAGATGCCTATGCAGTACAAAGTCACCAGCGGGCAACTGTCGCTCAACAAAATGGAAAATTCGAGGATGAAATCATTCCGCTTCATGTCAAAACAGTCACTTATGACGCAAACGGGCCGCACGTCCATACGGCGCCGTTCGATACAGACGAATTAATCCGACCCGAGACAAATCTGGACACCCTTTCACAATTGCCGACTGTTTTTAAAGCCGATGGAACGGTGACAGCGGGGACATCTGCCCCATTATCAGACGGCACTGGATTTGTCGTCTTAATGTCAGGTGAAAAGGTAAAGGCTTTAGGTGTCACGCCGATTGCTCGATTTGTTAGCTATCAAGCCGTTGGGGTCGACCCAAAGTTAATGGGAATCGGTCCCGTATACGCCATTCCGGAAGTGTTAAAAAGCGCGCAGTTGACGCTTGATGATATCGATTTGATTGAACTCAATGAAGCATTTGTAGCTCAAACATTGGCGTCCATGCGTGAAGTTGGCCTCTCAACGGACAAAACCAATGTCAATGGAGGCGCCATTGCACTTGGACACCCTCTTGGTGCTACGGGCGCAATTTTAACGGCACGCTTGCTGTCAGAAATGAAAAAACGTCCAGAGACACGTTATGGAATGGTCACAATGTGTATTGGCGTCGGTATGGGGGCTGCCGCTATTTTCGAAATGGTGAGATTACCCCAAACGAACCATAATGATTAAACAGCTGACTAAGTTGAAGTCCTACAATGCCCTTCACATTACCCTTGCCGCTATAAATCATCATCGGAGACGTACTATACTAAAGTTTTTCAGGAGAGACCCACAGTACTTATACTCATAACAGCTTGACGCGCTCAATCCATGTTTAACGCTTCACCTCGTTATCCCCCACATAAAAAGCCGAGATCTACTCTCGGCTTTTTCCAGGAGAATGAACTTCAATGTACACCGGCATCAACAGTTGACTGTTAAACTTCCCCTTGGTGTGCACGTGCATGGATCTCGTTAAATGTATCAACACTCACTTCATTGGCATGTACCTTTTGATAATGTTGGCGTACTTTAAAGTAACGCTTCTTCAAATGTATATCACGCAAGGCTTGTTTTAAGTCTGCCGCTTCGTTATCTTTTGAGAACAAGTTTTGAGGTGCTGTATACAAACGATTATGTGCTGTCTCTTCGTAACCCAGAATAAGCATATCATACATAAATGCTTTTTCTACTGCATTAATAATCTCTCCTGCTTCGTTAATATCCAAATAAATATCACATTTTTGATATAATTTTTCTACTGTATCTAACTCAATCGCTTGATACAATCTCACATTAGGATAGCGTTCAAGCTGTGTTAATTTCGTCGACATCTCCGTCACTGCTCCAACATGGAATGTGGCAAATGGCAACGCTTCGACGATAGAAGCTAAATGATGGATTTGATCCGTATTGGTCATCGTCAAAACATTAGGTTGATACTGATTGGTTGAAGCGTAATGATAAATATATCCACCTTGATAAACGCGCTCACGTTCTGACTCAGTAAGCGCCCCGACAATATCACGATATTCTTCGTTATCTGTCACGATAATAGAAAATTGTCGTTCTGTCATTGTCTTATCAAGAATCAATCGCATATTGCCTGGGATATCACCATGACACTGTTCCTGCCAATACAACGTGTCATCACCTGCATGATCAAGATAATACAACAATGAAAACGGTACGCTTAATGAATTAATGACAAAATGGCTTAAATCAATTTCCAATGCTTCTAAAAAGAACTGATAAAACTTCAAAAGACTGTCAAAGTGATACTGTTGCCCTTGCCAATTTAAAATGACACTTCCTGCTAAAAAGTTATGATAAATGACATCTTTCCCCTCTTGATCAAAATAACGTCGAAAAATGAGCACCCCT from Staphylococcus lutrae encodes:
- a CDS encoding 3-hydroxyacyl-CoA dehydrogenase/enoyl-CoA hydratase family protein, producing the protein MTIRKVTVLGAGTMGAQLAAVLVNAGLKVKLLDLVIDDDHPNKIAKAAYDKITHPKKPLLFDLALAPNLTYGNFRDDLVDDDADLYLEAVKEDLKVKHQLWKQVAQTAKREALFATNTSGIPIEAIAQVFHSEDQARFFGLHFFNPPRIMKLVELIPTSHTDQTILDDVKSFTQEVLGKGVITANDVPGFVANRIGTQTMNDIMYRAEQQQFSITEVDALTGQIIGRPKTGTYALSDLVGLDIAVSVIRGLQQVPEEQSYFHDVQLVNTLYEAGALGRKTKQGFYKKSQKKQRLVYDAETQNYVPVTPPDLPILASFSKDLSHNLDVIFNATDAAGHFLWETLRNNFYYAALNVPKAASDFRDIDRALVWGFNWKLGPFQLWDLMGFNRVKARIETELGELPEWIQERENGFYAQDETLSHVTPIEHQLDEILWKRSDSQLSVIHKNQLLLKLSSRNNVITDAFNDDLVEALDVLENEAYSSMVIYADGPHFSVGANLYEMKKAYETDQIDAKIAPAIDQLHASFNRLKYSEKPVVTAIHGRVLGGGCELALHSPFIVASSETYMGLVEAGVGLLPSGGGLAEMSDRILQTSHLMNDKQASMTQLLMTIGLAKVSTHAFEAKRYGFLRPTDTIIFNQDRLVEVALQRAQYEADAHYIPTPQRQYIALGQDFLALAQGQLDAQRLGHYISDHDYQIALRIATVLSGGNLPRQTYINQRYIQKLEKVHFLALIKTEKTYDRIAYMLKNGKPLRN
- the gtfB gene encoding accessory Sec system glycosylation chaperone GtfB, giving the protein MVNLFEHFDTQTQALYQSLQLAGKKDLTIVLMDDGFLPEEIVTPYQFFSNYQAPDSPPRYFNEVSVPRYWEIEGDNEVAWIKDMGYRRGQIHYYPSEKRRLVSHVEWLDQHEKLQFVDYYTQHGVRFAQAVYDLRGVLIFRRYFDQEGKDVIYHNFLAGSVILNWQGQQYHFDSLLKFYQFFLEALEIDLSHFVINSLSVPFSLLYYLDHAGDDTLYWQEQCHGDIPGNMRLILDKTMTERQFSIIVTDNEEYRDIVGALTESERERVYQGGYIYHYASTNQYQPNVLTMTNTDQIHHLASIVEALPFATFHVGAVTEMSTKLTQLERYPNVRLYQAIELDTVEKLYQKCDIYLDINEAGEIINAVEKAFMYDMLILGYEETAHNRLYTAPQNLFSKDNEAADLKQALRDIHLKKRYFKVRQHYQKVHANEVSVDTFNEIHARAHQGEV
- a CDS encoding thiolase family protein, producing MREAYIVAYGRSPVAKAKNGALFHERPDDVAAEVLKGVLQRVNGTFQPEMVEDVIVGSAFPEGLQGQNIARTIALRAGLPDTVPGQTVNRYCASGLQTIALAANQILADQGDILVAGGVELMSAVPMGGNEPTNNPTLQQQDIGASYPMGLTAENVADTYHVTREDQDAYAVQSHQRATVAQQNGKFEDEIIPLHVKTVTYDANGPHVHTAPFDTDELIRPETNLDTLSQLPTVFKADGTVTAGTSAPLSDGTGFVVLMSGEKVKALGVTPIARFVSYQAVGVDPKLMGIGPVYAIPEVLKSAQLTLDDIDLIELNEAFVAQTLASMREVGLSTDKTNVNGGAIALGHPLGATGAILTARLLSEMKKRPETRYGMVTMCIGVGMGAAAIFEMVRLPQTNHND